One region of Dysidea avara chromosome 1, odDysAvar1.4, whole genome shotgun sequence genomic DNA includes:
- the LOC136253883 gene encoding histone-lysine N-methyltransferase PRDM9-like — MEDKLVMLENDAASTTCLCQVKDLELKESIADRMSLEETMATQVKQLSEQISSLQRQLQEQESQCDKLREDLQQSQEELENDAVSNTYLCQIKDLELKLKESIADRMSLEETFFSQLKQLSEQVSSLEHRLQERKSQCCKMREELQQSEEEHVIEPSTDEEPSTDEEPSTDEEPSTDEEPSTDEEPSTDEEVKKKDSGKHLRVKRVREIIDDDDDMFCNDCDTLYHDECPVHGPLLPLFPMDESRGWDQDSKSFTSLPVPLQVTVKMSSIKNAGKGVFAKEVIPKGTRIGPYKGEVVKKEDVTCDTDTSYFWEIKKDSCGSYFINSKNEEHSNWLRFVNCARNETEQNLLSFQYHGEIYYRTIKHITPNSELLVWYDTKEMGLSVDYSLDDAPFYTCAQCQVEFVDKKNFDIHLKHSPSCHDANPQVIKCGKCGEVFTTLINLQQHIRRHEQNDSPTLKEATKVKPVKKCNKEKSHQCQYCSKAFTQFDHLQNI; from the exons TTAGAGAATGATGCAGCGTCAACTACTTGCCTTTGTCAAGTCAAGGATTTAGAGTTAAAGGAGTCAATCGCCGACAGGATGTCACTAGAAGAGACAATGGCTACACAAGTGAAGCAGTTATCAGAGCAGATCTCCTCCCTACAACGTCAACTACAGGAACAAGAGAGTCAGTGTGATAAACTGAGAGAGGATCTACAGCAATCACAAGAAGAG TTAGAGAATGATGCAGTGTCAAATACTTACCTTTGTCAAATCAAGGATTTAGAGTTGAAGTTAAAGGAGTCAATCGCCGACAGGATGTCACTAGAAGAGACATTTTTTTCACAATTGAAGCAGTTATCAGAGCAGGTATCCTCCCTAGAACATCGACTACAGGAAAGAAAGAGCCAGTGTTGTAAAATGAGAGAGGAACTACAGCAATCAGAAGAAGAG CACGTGATTGAGCCAAGCACTGATGAAGAGCCAAGCACTGATGAAGAGCCAAGCACTGATGAAGAGCCAAGCACTGATGAAGAGCCAAGCACTGATGAAGAGCCAAGCACTGATGAAGAAGTAAAGAAGAAGGATAGTGGCAAACATCTCCGTGTTAAAAG GGTACGTGAGataattgatgatgatgatgacatgt TTTGTAATGATTGTGATACTTTGTATCATGATGAGTGTCCGGTACATGGTCCTCTGTTACCATTATTTCCAATGGATGAATCCCGAGGGTGGGACCAAGACTCAAAATCCTTTACCAGTCTACCAGTACCACTACAAGTTACAGTGAAAATGTCCTCCATTAAGAATGCTGGCAAGGGAGTGTTTGCCAAAGAGGTTATACCCAAAGGAACTAGGATTGGTCCCTATAAAGGAGAAGTGGTGAAGAAAGAAGACGTCACTTGTGACACTGATACAAGTTACTTCTGGGAG ATCAAAAAGGATAGTTGTGGGTCATACTTTATTAACAGCAAGAATGAGGAACATTCTAATTGGTTGAGATTTGTCAATTGTGCTAGAAATGAGACTGAACAAAACTTGTTATCATTCCAATACCATGGTGAAATCTACTATCGTACCATTAAACACATCACACCCAACAGTGAATTATTAGTGTGGTATGATACTAAGGAAATGGGATTATCTGTGGATTACTCACTTGATGATG CTCCTTTCTACACTTGTGCTCAGTGTCAAGTAGAGTTTGTGGATAAGAAAAATTTTGATATTCACTTGAAGCATAGTCCATCATGTCATGATGCTAATCCACAAGTAATCAAGTGTGGAAAATGTGGAGAAGTGTTCACTACACTGATCAACCTTCAGCAACATATCAGGAGACATGAACAAAATGATTCCCCGACTTTGAAAGAAGCAACCAAGGTGAAGCCAGTTAAGAAGTGTAACAAAGAGAAATCCCACCAATGTCAATATTGTAGTAAAGCATTTACACAATTTGATCATCTACAAAACATTTAA